DNA sequence from the Neospora caninum Liverpool complete genome, chromosome VIIa genome:
GTGGCCTCCCTCATGCAGAGAAATGGAATTGCTGGAAATAGCAAGAGTCTTGGGTCTTTGCTCTGATGGATGTGCGACGACCCGGCGTTACTGGATATCTAATATATCTCTGATTCTTGACATTAAAACTCATTCCGCTCTAATCAGTGATTCAAGGTATACTGTAAACCACGGGTGTATACACATCACCTCGTGGATTTATTCCTCAGAAAGACAAATTCCGCGAACTGAAACTGAGTTGGACAAGCCTGTGTCATGTGACTGTGCGTTATTATGTTTGTGAAACCAATTCGTATCTATCATCGATAGCGTTTTGGACACCTATATGACCCGAAATTATGCCAGGCATTCCGTCTGGTGGTAGGGTTGACCTTATTTTTCGACTATGCAGGCCCAAGCATCTACGCATAGCCGCTGAGTCGAGTATTGACAACTGTGGTCTTAATTGAACGATAAATGCTGCGGATTTTGCCACGCAACTGCTGAGGAACTCATCGCGACAAGTCGTCTTGCACATTGCTGAGTTTGAATGCAATACTAGCGTACTTCGCCAAATTCTTGTAGCCGGGACACCACAGATTTTTTTCGCTGGCTAAAAGGAAGTATTGCTCGGAGTGATTCGCTTCAAACTCCTTCCTCCGGGACCATGCCCATAGTCAACTAAAATACTTGTCGCTGTTTTTCCATGGCTTTTGTTATCCAGGGGGATCCACGCTCTTCCTGTTAGGAAGCGTTTTTTCCGCATCCACGCCTCAAGCCTGACAACATAGTCACACACACGGCCACAGTGGATTTAGACTCCTTCTATACAGTTCTACATAAAAGTCAGGCATCACTGCAGCATAATGCTGTTCCTTTCGCTGGCATTGCGGATCCTGCTGCAACTAGCGATGTCCCGAGAGAAAGCTTTCGAGCAACCTGATATCCTCCAATGTACAACTCCAGTTTGTCTGAAACAACCAGCCGTTGTACGACAACAGGAAAAGCATAAGACGAAAACTATACCGCAAAGATGGTAGCCATTCGGGCACGCTGTTGAGGCTTCGTCTTTGCTGAAGTCAGATGGTGGACAGTCACTGTCAGCACACCAAGACTGACAATCTCGGCGCTTACTTGCAATCAACACAGCCGATGTGTATGAATGACGGCTCAACCCCGGCCAGTGAGATCGAAGCTGGTCGTGACGATGGGTCAGTCTCGTTCCACTGCAACAGTGTGCTCTCGTTGCTTACCCTCGGCTTGGATGCTATCCCTTCCTAGCGCCTGCATGCGATTAGAGGCACGTGTGGACAAGTACGGAAGAAGCGTTTGACACACGTACGTAGGAATACACTTTGAGTTCATCCATAAGGAGTGGCATATCACAAACATCCTCAGCATATGGCGTCGAACCGATGTACAGTGGGATGTCGTTTGTTCGCGTAAGGCCTGCCCGAGAAGCTACGTAGGATGGTGGTTTCCACATGAGCAGCAGTATAGGGAGTCTTACTTTGTGTTATCATTGTAGAGTCAAAAATTCCATCGACGTAAAGATACACTCGGTTCATGCGGCGGACCACTGCTTCCGGTTCTTTATTATGCCAAGTAGTTCATGCATCAGAGAGAGGGTACGGGCTCACCAGCAATGTGATACCACTGGTGAGGCTTCATTCTCGAGTTGCTCATCATTTCCTCCCCCGCTGTTTGAAAAGCCTTGCCATGATCTCACGACATAGCATTCTGTCAAATGCGCCTACGAGTGTCAGGGTTTTGCGAGGTAGCGACAACAACCTTGATTCTGCCGTCCTTTTCAGAAAATAGTGAAGTCCATCGGTTACGCGGGCttcaaaaagaagagagtcTGCATACCCTTGGATTGACGAGTATCGCAGGAGCCGCCTCTTGCACATCCTCCTTCATAATGCCCTGCAAACGTGACACCGATTTTAAAGCCACAGTCTCCCATGTTGACAACACAGGGGACAGCGTTTTTACCTTATGAAGTAACGGACAGAATTGGTCATGGAGTTGGTTGTTCGCCCTATACACAAAATGTAACGGTTTACTCGTGATAACGGGTGAAAGAATGTTAGGCACCTAGACTCCGCATCCTCAAGTAAGTACGCGAAGAATGTGTAGCTAAAATCTACAGTCTGTAACCCGTCTGCAGTAGGGACGTATACGTAGTTGCGTCGGAAAAGGCCCGAGCTGCCTGAACCTCCTATGCCATTTGCAGCCATCACCTCCCCGGAGGCATGGTTTCTCTTGCCGCTTTCATCGAGCGGCCTGATGCTGTCAAATGTGATGTGAAGTTCAAGCCCTGAAAGACACGCATTCGGAACAGAGAGAATATCCAGTCGGTCTCCTCACAACTTACCATACGGCTGAGCGCTAGGAAGCAAAACTTTCTGCTCCCCGTGCAGACAGAGAGCAGATTGAACGGCCACATCGCAAACTGGGTAAGTTGTGTAGGGATACTCCGCTCTGCCGCGTGCAAAAGCGGCGATGCCGTAGGAGGCAACAGCAGCAAAAAAACATGCCCTCATCTTCGCATGCTACAGACCGTTTGAGTAGATGGCGTAGTTGACAAGAAGGGGGGTCCAGTGTCGATGAGACGCAAAAAGTTTGATGTTTAACCGGAGCTCTGGGACGAAAGTgtctgtctgtacacccgaacAAATGTGCGGCCATGATGTATCCATCTTACCAAAAGGCGACAGCAAAATCTCACAGCCCCTCTTCATGCGGTGCTTTAACTGCTACTATGTGCCGAAATGTTCTTCGGGTTATCTCGAGTACGAGGTTCTCCTGACGCTGAACACAGGTGGATGTGTTGCAACTGGTGGTCGATATACCAGGGCCTTGTCTGGTATGATCCCTGACGCGTAAACTCTCTAACACTGTGCCAGAGAAATCTAGAGCTAACAATCAGCTGTAGCTTCGGTAACGAAATGGTTTTTTGTGAAAGGGTCGATGCTGATGAAATCTGCTGTGCCCTTTGCTGCTGTAGTAGTGATGTACCGTCTCTTCCGCAACTGCAGGCAACCCGCACTGAGCTGTCTTAGTGTGTCTTCGTCCACCCTCAGTCCTAAGATTGCATTTTCACCGTCCAGGGGTGTTGAAACACGTTCTGTCTATAATATTTCGTCTTATTTTTGCACGTAGTGGAAATTCAAGTAATTTAGCCACATGATACATCGCCTACATCGACTCTCTACTACCGTATGCCCCCACCAAAGACACTCGCATCCGATGAGAGCGGGCGCATGCCGGAACGTACTacgtcgatgcatgcagccttGTTTTTCACATTGCGTTCAACTCATGTTTTTTTTCGGCTCACTCTAAATAATCCTACTGCTGCTATTGTTGAGCTGTATCTCTGTGCTGCTCTGAGCTTTGCAAGTCTTGCTTAGAATTCGCGTGAGCACTGGGTGGTGGGCCAGTGGCAGTTGCGCAGTCGTTCTAGATTCTTTCAGCCCAGTTTTTCAGCGGCTGCCACTGGAGTGCGAGCAAGACACCATTTTTCTTTTCAACAAATTACGGGCAATAGTTGGTCACACAACCGGACTGCGGTAGTGTTTTCTGGACAAACAGGACGCCACCACAAGGAAGAAGTGCCTTCGAGCGATCAATAATTGGTGTCAGAAGAGCGGTCCTGCCCTCTTCCATTTCCTTCTTATCACGCAGAGAAGTGCTTCTGATATGATAAACATAACAGCGACCGCAGAAGCATCCCTGGGTGACTTATGCGGTCAGGATGCATACATGGGGCTGGAACTGGTGACCTCGTGTTATGGACTCAGTTTGGAATAATCAACCCCAGTGTGGACAACAGCATGCTACTCTGACCCCTCAGGTTGGTGTCCAAAATGGGAGGGCTCTCTGATGGTGCTGTTCCTCGTCAGTGCCATGACGGAAAAACTGGCTCGCGCTTTAGTGTCGGCTGTACATCAGTGGGCTCGAGAACGACAGCTACCTTCAAGCAGGGTCAAGATTTCGCAGTTCTATGGCGGCAGTTTGAGACTTTCCTGGTCAAGAGGTTCATCAGCGAGCCGGAGCGCCTGATATCCTTCACCAGAATCGTTGCTCAATACAGAACACAAAGCCTGAGAGTGGAAGAACTCGCATTTCTGGTGGGATATTACTTTTCAGATTGTCCTGAGGTTCTCCTGtgcttctccctgttcttgCCTGACGGAATTGTTCTTGACGCTGGCAGCCCGGCTGCGGCCATGTGCGCACTAATACAAAATGTCGCTCCGGACAAATACATTATTTTCAGCGGAATTCTCAAGACGTGTGTCAGCCAGACACAtgaaagaggaagcagagatcTACTTCTCCCGAAAATGCAGGCTCTTTTCCATGGTCATCGTCTTGTCACCCGAGGATTGAGGAAACTTCTCGTACAGCAATTTTGCATGGAGAGAAATAGTGGCATTCAGTTTGTCAACAAACCTGTCGAAATTCTTCGGCCAAAAGATGATGATCCTCTACAGGTGAGAGCCTAACGTGTCCCCGGCCTCCCGGGGACACGACAGCCACTCATTCCAATTGCCGTTCGGTCGGGTTGAATCAGACGCTCTAGGCCACCTGTGGGTTGTGATTGATGGGGCATACCTTTTTCATAGTCGAACCATTTCGTAGAGAACCTTCTTGTGGCGCGGTGCGACAAGACATACACGTTTAGTGACCTACCATCCCCTTCCGATTGCGCTTTGGCCTTGTCTGCTTTGTTTTGTTGCGCAGCTGCATTCTGTCTACAACATGACCTTTCAGGTAGCCCTTCTGGGGGGAGATCGAAGTCGTGCCTGTGCGCTAGCCTCAAATGTATTACATTTGACGCGGTTGTATATCCGCGGGGCCTTGTCGTTCGAGCAAGTCAACGATGAGTTGGATAGAGTGTGGTGTGGGTACCCGGGCTGGCATCACGTTCTCCGATTGAAGGAGCTGATATTATCCGTTGCGCCGGAGGACTTCGAGAAGAATCGGCGAGTCACCATGCTCATGAATCTTTTGGATGATAAACAAGGTACGTGGACTTGACGATGGCAAGATACGACTGAACTTGAGGACACAGGCGTGGACAATTTTGAGCGTGGGCTTCTCGCCAAACACGGTGGCCACACCTCGTGGTTCCGTCGAATCACTAGGAGTGGGGACGCCAATTTGGCGAGCATTTTCGTCTCTAACGGTCCAGTCATGAGCACCAGCACAAGTGGATTTGTTGGTCAGCATCGTTCTGAGGAGCGCATATGGGTGTAGTATCTGTAGGACCCAGCGAGGATAAGAGGGGCTATGGCTGTGCAGGCTCCTGTGGCTGTCATCTGTGAAAGCGAATACCGTTTCTTCAGAAAGTCACTTCTCAGTAGGATGGCTGACTTGGCAAGAATTGGTGTCGGTGCAGCGTTTCACTGGCATAAACGAAGCCTCACAACTGGGTGATCAGGCCTCCGGACCCCGTCCTCCACGCTTTCGGATTTTTTGATCCGAACATTCGTGCTGTTGTCGGCTCTCTTTAACCGTGCAGCGCGGGGTTCTCATTTTGCCTCTGACGGCCTCCGAGCTGCTTGTGAGCTTTTCCTCCAAGATTTGGAAAATCGGTCCCCGACTCTTCGCCTAGAGGTTGACCATCTGGTGAAACGATCGTTGAGGGAGGCTTTTCCTCCCGCCTCTACGATGCAGCGGCTGGCTTCCTTGCTCGGGAAGCACCCACATAGTTGTGAGAAGCTTGGCGTCCTCACTCGTCTTGCCATTGACCTTAGAGCGAAAGGTTCTTGCAATTCcaggaagcggaggcggcagGACTTCGAGGAGGGACTGTCTGACATTTTGAAGCACGAGAGATGCGCGAGTCAGGTAAGGGTTAGATTGGTCCAGTTCAGTGCCAAACCGCAAACATCGATGAATGCTTGTTGAAAGGACCGCCCAGCGCCGCTACTGGGCTGAACTGtcgcggaagacgccgctgTGCTGACGTTGTCGAGTGTTTGCATAGACATCGCGTGGTGTGCACCGAACGCTCATGTACCAGTTTAGCATCAGGAAAAACGGGGTACTCAGCAATCCACACTTTTCCAGTGGATGGAGTTTTTGGGCGAGCAAAGATTCAACGGTCAAACGCGCTAGGCCTGATGATTACGGGCCAGACTCGCTACCGATGAAGGCCGATTGCTGCTGTTCACAGCGTCGTCCATGTTTTTGTGTTAttcagaagaaagcgaaggctgACATGACAGAGGCGTCCACTGCAGCCGCTGTTGCAGCAGGATTTATAACCGACTACTTACCGACTCTTTTGCAGTCAACCGCCGAAACTCTCGCACCTTTCATTGTTCCGGCTCGGTTTCGGAGTCAGCAGCTTCTCATGCAGCTCGTAGGACCGAAATGGCTTCCATTGATTTATATGATCCTCGACGAATGGAACGACGGTCTCTTCACCAAGGAACAGGTGCGCCAGCCAGCTGGCACGAATGAAATACCCGAAGTCAAAACCTGTCACGGCCTGCCTATCCGTCGTCTAGTGCAGTGGCCCAACAGTTGCGGTAGGGGCGTTTGCCTGACGCATTTGAACAGAAAACAAGCAGCATGTAGTGCCTCTCCGTGTCTGCTCGCTTGTCTGCttttatatatgtgtgtatgtactGACGATCCGGTGCATTGCGGCTGCCGTTGCTtgtcgaaaaagagaaacgttGTACTGTCACGTACGCGATGGTGTCTTTGGAGCAATTAGCCGATTACGTATTTCGCGAACGCGGGAGCACGCTGCTGCCTTCTGAAGAGAGTAACAGAGACATCCCCACGTTTTTACGTTTTTCGTTTAGGCGATGGATTCACTGACGTGCATTGCTGGCTCTGACTCCAGAGCCCGCAACGCTCTGCGACCGCTTTTCACTTTGCTGGAAAGCAAGAAGGGCGCCAGGCAACGCCATATGACGGGCTCCCTCAGTCGCCAGTTGTACGATATGTGGGAACGACGAGGTTCTTCCTATCGGCGACTGCCCCCCGACTGGCCTTTGCTTGAGTGTAGCGGCCGGGACGCACTCTGCTGGGAGGTGTTCAACGACAGGTACGCGCGCCGTTGCTGCGCTCGATTTCTCGGGTTGCATAATGCAGTTTCGTCCCCGCCAGATAACAACGCACTGATAGGCAACGACCAGGTCAACAACAGACCTTATTGCCTTTTTGCCTTTTGCGTGGTCCCGAATTTCTTCTTTTAGCTTTTGTCTGGCTCGCTGCTGGGGTGTTGCGTCGTGCTGGAACCGAATTGTgggttttcccttttcccgcgGCTCCCTGAATGTGGCACGTGGCGTCTACACATTTAGGCGTAACCGAATGGCTCCAAGACGGCTGGGGTGTCGCGATGAACCTCATGCCGTCTGTCGTCCGTCAGATGCATTCGTGTCACCTCTCACGTACACCGCGGCTTGCCGGATTCACTGGTGTCCGTGCATGCGTGAGACTCACAGGTGAGCGGTGGCCACTCTAGGTTTCCTGCGACACTTCGCGGGCCCAATTGCCCCGTGTCGTAGGACCTTGCGGGTCATGGCCAGTTTACGGACTGAGGGCTGGTACCTTTTCCGAAAGTTTGGAGCGCGAATGTTTTCCGATTATGCGCACTGGACGGAGAACGTGAGACACAGTGTGTCTTCTTGTGCcagccttttctcctcgccttttcaaAATGAAGTGCGCTCCtcgttcgctcttcttccttgtcatTTTTTCAGTTGGGCGTCCATTCCAGATAGTTCCGAGAGTCAGGCGCGATTCACGAACCGCCACGAAGAGCAGTTGCTTCTTCTAGAAGACACACGGTATGAGTGGGACCTCCGCATCGGAAGGCTGGAGGCGACTCTTCGACGACTAGAGCGTATCACGGAGCAACTGACAATGATagctccagagagacgccgctgcGCTACAGTTCGTGTTAGTACCTTCAGCCAGCTGGATGCGACCATTCTCAGGACGATCTTCGGGCAAAATACCGAACAGGTAGATTTCCGCACGAGAACAGAGCTTCCTTTCTTAGTTTGATTGCTTCCCTGCTGCCTGTCTTGCTATTGTCTTTATCAGATTTGTGCGTTAGCTGTCTCACATTCAGTCTGCTCGTCACCAGGCAACTCCCTGACATTTGGACCAGAGCTACACTTGAAAAGAAACCTACCTTAGACACTGCGCGCTATCGTGATACTGGGACCGTCAAACCTCTTCCATGCATTCTATGCAGTGTGTAGACTGCAGCGCGGGAGTACAAGGAACAGCAGGTACCGATGGACGTGTTTTAGGACACAGCCATTTTTTTTCACGTTGTGGGTTTGTGGTTTTCTGTGACCATGTCCTTCATTGAGCTAGTCGCGTCATTCCCGTCGTCAGGTCTTTCATCGAATTTTGCGTTCTTCCCCGTGTATCCCTTTGACAGGTCGTGTCAAGCAtctgcctgtcgcctctAACCTCAATCCCGATTGTCCACGACACACTGGTGACAAAGCTCAAGCAATGGCGCGCGATGCGTTACTTCCTCCAGCTTGGCTGGACGCAACAAGAGGCGCCGCACTGGGCAGGAGCGATTGATTTCAAGAAGCGTTTCATTGGTCGCCcgggcgcggaagaagacgcggggtCTCTTGATCACTCGAGTTCCCGGCCTTCAGGACGGCCGGCTgaccgcatgcagacgctCATTCGCTCCGCTGCAGTTGCGCCGCACTCCAGTGAAGCGCGGTTGTCGATGGCAAGCTAATAATACGCCCCTGTCCTTCCTTGTGTCAAAGAACTCTCCAAAATGATCAGCGACCGCGCCTGTGTGCCTCTTTTCCACGttgtcttctgtttccttctgaCACGTCGAGGTAGTTGATTTCGGTCGgccaggaagagaacgaactTGGCTGGGGCGGTACTAGGGACTGCTCGTTTTTGTCCAGAGTGATGCTCCGGGACGACTCGAGAAAGTGAAGAAACCCTTGTTTTTGGAAACCCCAAGGGCTTCCAGTGTTCAGTACTTGGTAGTCTTTACTGCGAGTAGACTGCCGCGAGTGTGGCATATCTGACTCCTGTGTCGAGGATGTGGGGGTTGGCTGCGTTTCTGAAGAGCCTGGCGGCGGCATTCCTGCACACCACCGGCCTGCGGGACGAACGCGTTGAAAAcaaggcaagagagaaacactcCGCCGTCAGGTGCAGGTTCTGAGGAGGGCTCTTCACTGAGAGGAAGGGGACCCCTGACGAGAGGTCGGCGGGTGGCTTTTTCACAGGTCAGCTGTTCCGAGTACTGCGTGGGGAATGATAGGGCTTTTTGGTACAAAGACGTGAACATGCAGCCGTGCGTCATGCACACCGCAGGAGTCTCTTCTGCCAGGCAACTGGCGTACGTGGGTCTGAGAGCAAAGAAACGAACCTACAGGGAATGCATTGTTGCAAAAACGGCATCTAAGCTATTTGCTAACGTTGCGGATTGGGCCGATTACTCTTCAGCCTTTACCAGGGCTCTAGCCTTGTCAGAGGGTGTTGCCTCGAAGTTCAGTGGCGTTCGGGCCGTGCAAGGTGTCGGACTTGTCGGAGGTGGAAAGCGACACGAGACGCCAAGGGTTCACAAAGCCATGGCTTGGCGGCTTCCTGGAAAACTTCCATCTGGGCGGCTTCAGTCCCCTCACAAACGAGAGAACAGCGCTGCCGGAATGCAATTTCTAGCTGCATTTTCCACCATGAAGAGGAAGGTTTCTTGCGTTCAATGAGACTCTTCCGCATCCAGGCTGGGCAGCCGCCTCAAGACTGGAACTCAAATTTGTCATTCAGAGCGCTTCCGTTGCTTACAATGCCACACGCTTTTCTTTTACTGTCGACGTCTCACCGCACAAGAGCAGACTGCGTCTTAAAAAGCGAGACTGGTATCTAGGAGCGGCGACAGCCTCCCACTCACGGATGCCGCGTGTGCATTGCTGGGCCATTCATTGTCCAACTTCGCTTGGATCAAGGGCGAGGAACGCGTCTCTTCAGTTGGGTCCTTCAAACATGCGTCGCCATCCCGGAATCAcccaggcagagaagagaaaccacAGGAACACCGAGTTGACACCAAGAAAGGAGCAATTCCGTAAAACATGGAACGGAACAAAATATACACAGAACAGAACAAACGTCttgtggagaagaaggaagacaagtTTGAGAAGTACGTGTCAGCAGGCACACAACAGAAAACTGGAATCAGTGGAGGGACGAGAAAATGGATTCAATAACGCAACAGAGCCCTTCATTTTGTGCTGTTTCGAGTTGCCGCCCTTGCCGCACCTAGTCAGTGTGGCGCAGGAAAAAGCCCCCCACCGTCCTAAGTCTTTCTGGCGTTGAAACTGTTCCCAACGAGGAACGCCTTCAAGACCACGGTCAAGAGGCCCACGACAGATGGACTGATACTAGTTTAAAGCGAGCGCTCCATCACTGCGGTCAGCCACCTGGACACAAGTGGACCCAACTCCTGGACCGTTTGTTGGGTGAGCAGCGCTTGGCGTCCTCCGACCAGGGAGCGTGGAGGATGTCGCACAAATAGCTGAAGCACCTTCGGTGCACGATTTTCACCTTCTGCGAATTGCCGAGAACTCCTCACCAGCATGGTCGGCGCGGAGCGAAAGACaagcgaaaaacggaagTCACCCTCGTACTGCGTTTAACAGCATTCCCTCAGGCGTTTCCTCTTATTTCCACTTAGCAGCCAAatccgcctccttcgcccGCCAGCGCGTCACAACAACCAAAACAAGAAGGGTCACCATCGCGGCCGCCAAGAGGCCGTAGTTGAATTGAGAGTTGAGGACGTCGTATCCCTGGAAAGCGCACAACAGAAGAAAATGGTGTTTTATACCAGCAGACACGGGAGAAGTGGCGAAACCGGTTTCTAGAGAAAAACAGATCGGAAATTAGTCGGACTCGTCCACACATCGCAGCCACAAGTTCACTCTTCAGTCTCGCCGGACTCAGGGCCGAAACCGTTTCATCGAGCGAGGATGTCAAAAAAACCCGATACACGACTGCAGCAATGGAACTACTCGGCGAGGCGTCCTTTGCGGGTTTCCGGACGCTGCCCGACCAAGGAAAAAGGCGGCACCGTCACCCGCTCCGTTCGGTGAATACCACAGCTCCGAAAAGCAGGGACAACTGAAGACGAAGCGTTCGACCAGAGTGCGACATGCTGACAGAGTCAACTGGTTTCTGCCTCACATCGCACACCGGtccgtctcctgccgcgATTTTCTGTTGTGTCGGCGAGCGTTTGTCTTGTATGCTCTTGCCTTTACGGACAAACTTCCTGTCCACAGTTGCTATCCGAGCAGGTGAAAGGCAAACGTACCTTGGCAGGTTGcacaggagcgaagaagaggtcGAGACCGAAGGCGAAAGTGGAAGAAGTTGACTCGCGCGCTGTGTGGTGGGCCCCAATGCCCCGCACGTGAAACACCTGCGAACGCCACGAAGCCGCAGAACGGGCCCTCGCCTGAGAACCGTTTTTTTCCCCTGTGGGAGCTGAAGCTTCACCCCTGTTCAAGAAATCGCGAGGAACGTCCAGCCCCCACCCTCCCAGACGTATCCTTGTCCTCTGAAACGCTGTTCTACCTCGGGGCAGGCAACGCGACTTGCACGCATATTGCGCAAGGCCTTTCAGTGCACGTAGATTTCACGCGCTTGTCACACTGCCAAGCAACAGTCACACCTGTCCAGCCGAGCCCCTTGTTACACAGGAACATATAGACAAGGCGCTGTGTGGCAACAATGCGACAGGATCACGAAGGCGGGTACACGTGAGCAACGGGCTGCGCAGAAGTACATGCACAGGCTGAAAAGTGAACCCCCTCAGctcggctctcttctcttcaacGGCGAAGCGTCGGGAACTCGTCCTCCTGATGCGCCTTAGTTTTCACGCGTTCGTAGGAGCGAACGAAGATGCCTCGATTCCACTGCCGCGGCGATGTCTTGCGGAAACAGATTCTCACCTGGTTGTAATACGAAATGCAGTcgtgaggaaggagaggcaggagcggATGATACGGAAGAACCCCCTCCTCTTGCTGCCGGGCGGGACTGGCTTCTTTCGGCGGCCGGCCGTGCTCGTCCACGAGGCGGGGACGCCGCGCATTGGCCAAACGCGTAGACATGGAGTAAACCTGATGGGACGATGAGGTGGCCTGAATGTCAAGGAGACACAATCGGCTCCGGCATCCGGCAATCTCGCTCTGGGCACAGTGAACGGATCACTTCAAAGTGCAGCTTGGACACCTGGCGTCGCAACACGACGCGGATGTTTTGCCTTCAATACAGCACAGTCAAGTCCTTCCAAAGCAGAACTGAGGTGCGACAGATATCACCTATGTTTTTTCAGCACACAGAACTCCCCTACTTCAATCCGCGTCTCACACGCGAAC
Encoded proteins:
- a CDS encoding Predicted CDS Pa_1_8910, related, which translates into the protein MERNSGIQFVNKPVEILRPKDDDPLQLHSVYNMTFQVALLGGDRSRACALASNVLHLTRLYIRGALSFEQVNDELDRVWCGYPGWHHVLRLKELILSVAPEDFEKNRRVTMLMNLLDDKQARGSHFASDGLRAACELFLQDLENRSPTLRLEVDHLVKRSLREAFPPASTMQRLASLLGKHPHSCEKLGVLTRLAIDLRAKGSCNSRKRRRQDFEEGLSDILKHERCASQKKAKADMTEASTAAAVAAGFITDYLPTLLQSTAETLAPFIVPARFRSQQLLMQLVGPKWLPLIYMILDEWNDGLFTKEQAMDSLTCIAGSDSRARNALRPLFTLLESKKGARQRHMTGSLSRQLYDMWERRGSSYRRLPPDWPLLECSGRDALCWEVFNDSWASIPDSSESQARFTNRHEEQLLLLEDTRYEWDLRIGRLEATLRRLERITEQLTMIAPERRRCATVRVSTFSQLDATILRTIFGQNTEQVVSSICLSPLTSIPIVHDTLVTKLKQWRAMRYFLQLGWTQQEAPHWAGAIDFKKRFIGRPGAEEDAGSLDHSSSRPSGRPADRMQTLIRSAAVAPHSSEARLSMAS